In Drosophila pseudoobscura strain MV-25-SWS-2005 chromosome 4, UCI_Dpse_MV25, whole genome shotgun sequence, the following proteins share a genomic window:
- the Gpa2 gene encoding thyrostimulin alpha-2 subunit, whose translation MRSAQWFVLLCCSFWFLGGECSLAGKDAWLRPGCHKVGNTRKISIPDCVEFTITTNACRGFCESYSVPSIPWAGASLTGLFKPPKPVVSVGQCCNMMKSEEIQRRVLCIEGIRNVTFKSAVSCSCYHCKKD comes from the exons ATGAGGTCGGCCCAGTGGTTTGTACTTCTCTGTTGCTCTTTCTGGTTCCTGGGCGGCGAATGCAGTTTGGCGGGCAAGGATGCCTGGCTGCGCCCCGGCTGCCACAAAGTGGGCAACACGCGCAAGATTTCTATCCCTGATTGTGTGGAGTTCACCATAACGACCAATGCCTGTCGGGGATTTTGTGAATCATATTCTGTGCCGTCGATTCCTTGGGCAGGGGCCTCGCTTACTGGACTGTTCAAGCCACCGAAGCCGGTGGTAAGTGTCGGCCAATGTTGCAACATGATGAAATCCGAGGAG ATACAACGTCGCGTACTGTGCATTGAGGGCATTCGAAATGTCACCTTTAAAAGTGCCGTGTCTTGCAGCTGTTATCATTGCAAAAAGGACTAG
- the LOC117184012 gene encoding uncharacterized protein has protein sequence MSYKRKSRTYIGEARHVQRATGEFEVKLNNFNFEEMGAENTQITDISNTAPNNRSNNYDILNHLKKIIENQQDINKKIETIIGKVDRQGAELISLRNEVASIKARVCGEPNIVKLTVPRSPLASLEGFESFEDSLNNLIKDLIAINEKTFDKFIRSSWRQIISDDVAKFFSWRGTDSKKCVRGLRTTLALRHAFKQKFALDDQDFDHTTQKHFQYAQERKAGLEKSDAKKLKF, from the exons atgtcttacaaaagaaaaagccGAACATATATCGGAGAGGCTCGACACGTGCAAAGAGCTACTGGAGAATTTGAGGTTAAAttgaacaattttaattttgaggAAATGGGAGCAGAAAATACTCAAATAACAG ACATATCTAATACGGCTCCAAATAATCGGTCCAATAATTATG atATATTAAACCacctaaaaaaaataatcgaAAACCAGCAGGacatcaacaaaaaaattgaaacCATTATTGGTAAAGTTGATCGACAGGGGGCGGAACTTATTTCGTTGCGTAATGAAGTCGCGTCAATTAAGGCTCGAGTGTGCGGAGAGCCTAACATCGTAAAATTGACAGTACCACGTTCACCACTGGCCAGTCTAGAAGGCTTTGAATCATTTGAAGATTCTCTTAATAACTTG ATCAAGGACTTAATCGCTATCAATGAAAAAACGTTTGATAAGTTTATAAGGAGCTCCTGGCGACAGATTATAAGCGATGATGTGGCGAAGTTTTTCTCCTGGCGTGGGACAGATTCCAAAAAGTGTGTAAGAGGACTTCGAACCACTTTAGCACTACGAC ATGCATTTAAACAGAAGTTTGCGCTCGACGATCAGGATTTTGACCATACGACTCAAAAACATTTCCAGTATGCTCAGGAACGGAAGGCTGGATTAGAAAAAAGTGATGcaaaaaaacttaaattttag
- the LOC6902756 gene encoding carnitine O-acetyltransferase-like isoform X1, which translates to MYKYQSPLFDRSFEKPNAEMRFLGNGKVLWNLTKSSITHQSPNALAKLHPASYSSRKEPPAPSSEPKSSKAAQKQNLLTYHVLPLEETLNRFISTVEPLLTPEELKLQKKITEDFKYKEGDKLQTLLEDVGSAEKNWLAHRWLKTAYLQYRSPVTVYVSPGMTFPRQKFKDAHAVVEYTSKVIFGLGEFNDIVHDEKIPVVKMGKNELDNGQFGKVFGTCRIPKRITDELVYNPCSNYVVVIHKNHFYKMRLYNKEGKLIAARLLASQLEEIITKETTPGVPYGILTTDSRDNWAEAYEQLSSFPGNKATLDAIQGALFTVSIDECTDLPESEETNELILGLIHGGGSKVNSGNRWMDKTIQLVVNPNGNVGFTYEHSPAEGQPIAMMMDYVVKKMKEDPSFGECGATDNFTPAEKLKFCPINECIDQWLFIAKQNIDNLAYQLQMKVLKFEGYGKGFIKKQRLGPDSFVQMALQLAFFKMHNEPAAQYESAHLRIFEGGRTETIRSCSNESLAFCLAMQDDKATNKEREDKLRAAVNSHQAYTRLALQGKGVDRHLLGLKLMAQENGEPIPKFFSSPGVVKSSHFRMSTSQVATIYDAFMGYGPAVDDGYACCYNPREQDIILAISAWRHCQTTDHLRFAKILGQSFLQMKDVLENCDKPRSKL; encoded by the exons ATGTACAAGTATCAAAG CCCTTTGTTTGATAGATCTTTTGAGAAGCCCAACGCCGAAATGCGATTTCTGGGCAATGGAAAAGTGTTATGGAACTTG ACAAAGAGCTCCATCACACATCAGTCGCCCAATGCGCTTGCCAAGCTGCATCCCGCCAGCTACAGCAGCAGGAAGGAACCCCCCGCACCATCATCAGAGCCTAAGTCTTCTAAAGCTGCACAGAAACAAAATCTCTTGACTTACCACGTCCTACCGCTTGAAGAGACGTTGAATCGTTTCATTAGCACCGTTGAGCCTCTGCTGACCCCTGAAGAACTTAAACTTCAAAAGAAAATCACTGAAGACTTCAAGTATAAAGAGGGCGACAAGTTACAGACACTCTTGGAGGATGTGGGCAGCGCAGAGAAGAATTGGTTGGCTCATCGCTGGCTTAAGACCGCTTATTTACAATATAGGTCTCCAGTTACTGTCTACGTTAGCCCTGGAATGACTTTTCCAAGGCAAAAGTTCAAAGATGCGCATGCTGTTGTCGAATACACGTCCAAAGTTATCTTTGGCCTGGGCGAGTTTAACGACATTGTGCATGACGAAAAGATCCCCGTCGTGAAGATGGGAAAAAATGAGCTGGACAATGGACAGTTTGGCAAAGTATTTGGCACTTGTCGCATCCCAAAACGAATTACAGACGAGCTTGTCTATAACCCCTGTTCCAACTATGTGGTTGTCATTCACAAGAATCAT TTCTACAAAATGCGACTCTACAATAAGGAGGGAAAGCTGATTGCCGCTCGCCTTCTGGCCAGCCAGCTGGAAGAGATTATTACCAAGGAGACAACACCTGGGGTGCCCTACGGCATTCTGACCACAGACTCGCGGGACAATTGGGCCGAGGCTTACGAGCAATTGTCATCATTTCCAGGAAACAAAGCCACCCTTGACGCCATCCAAGGGGCTTTGTTCACTGTATCGATAGATGAATGTACCGATCTTCCAGAAAGTGAAGAGACCAACGAACTGATTCTGGGGCTAATCCATGGTGGTGGCAGTAAGGTGAATAGCGGCAACCGTTGGATGGATAAGACTATTCAATTAGTTGTGAATCCCAATGGAAATGTCGGTTTCACCTACGAGCACTCTCCTGCTGAGGGCCAGCCCATAGCCATGATGATGGACTATGTGGTGAAGAAGAT GAAGGAGGATCCATCCTTTGGCGAATGCGGTGCTACGGACAACTTCACTCCCGCTGAGAAGCTTAAATTTTGTCCTATTAACGAATGCATCGACCAATGGTTGTTCATTGCGAAGCAGAACATTGACAACCTCGCGTATCAACTGCAAATGAAGGTGCTCAAATTTGAAGGCTATGGAAAGGGCTTCATCAAGAAACAGCGCCTGGGACCTGACAGCTTTGTGCAAATGGCGTTGCAGCTGGCATTCTTCAA AATGCACAATGAGCCAGCGGCACAATACGAGTCGGCCCATTTGCGTATATTCGAAGGCGGGCGTACGGAAACCATACGGTCGTGTTCCAATGAATCTTTGGCGTTCTGTCTCGCAATGCAGGACGACAAAGCCACGAACAAGGAGCGTGAAGACAAACTACGAGCGGCGGTAAACAGCCACCAGGCCTATACGAGGCTAGCTTTACAAGGAAAAGGTGTCGATCGCCATCTGCTCGGGTTGAAACTGATGGCCCAGGAGAACGGCGAGCCCATCCCGAAGTTCTTCTCTTCGCCGGGAGTCGTCAAGTCTTCGCACTTTCGCATGTCCACTTCGCAGGTGGCCACGATTTATGATGCCTTTATGGGCTATGGACCTGCTGTGGATGATGGGTACGCATGCTGCTATAACCCACGTGAACAGGACATCATCTTGGCTATATCTGCCTGGCGCCACTGCCAAACGACAGATCATTTAAGGTTCGCCAAAATCCTGGGACAGTCCTTCTTGCAAATGAAAGATGTATTAGAGAACTGCGATAAGCCAAGATCCAAATTGTAG
- the LOC6902756 gene encoding carnitine O-acetyltransferase-like isoform X2 — protein MRFLGNGKVLWNLTKSSITHQSPNALAKLHPASYSSRKEPPAPSSEPKSSKAAQKQNLLTYHVLPLEETLNRFISTVEPLLTPEELKLQKKITEDFKYKEGDKLQTLLEDVGSAEKNWLAHRWLKTAYLQYRSPVTVYVSPGMTFPRQKFKDAHAVVEYTSKVIFGLGEFNDIVHDEKIPVVKMGKNELDNGQFGKVFGTCRIPKRITDELVYNPCSNYVVVIHKNHFYKMRLYNKEGKLIAARLLASQLEEIITKETTPGVPYGILTTDSRDNWAEAYEQLSSFPGNKATLDAIQGALFTVSIDECTDLPESEETNELILGLIHGGGSKVNSGNRWMDKTIQLVVNPNGNVGFTYEHSPAEGQPIAMMMDYVVKKMKEDPSFGECGATDNFTPAEKLKFCPINECIDQWLFIAKQNIDNLAYQLQMKVLKFEGYGKGFIKKQRLGPDSFVQMALQLAFFKMHNEPAAQYESAHLRIFEGGRTETIRSCSNESLAFCLAMQDDKATNKEREDKLRAAVNSHQAYTRLALQGKGVDRHLLGLKLMAQENGEPIPKFFSSPGVVKSSHFRMSTSQVATIYDAFMGYGPAVDDGYACCYNPREQDIILAISAWRHCQTTDHLRFAKILGQSFLQMKDVLENCDKPRSKL, from the exons ATGCGATTTCTGGGCAATGGAAAAGTGTTATGGAACTTG ACAAAGAGCTCCATCACACATCAGTCGCCCAATGCGCTTGCCAAGCTGCATCCCGCCAGCTACAGCAGCAGGAAGGAACCCCCCGCACCATCATCAGAGCCTAAGTCTTCTAAAGCTGCACAGAAACAAAATCTCTTGACTTACCACGTCCTACCGCTTGAAGAGACGTTGAATCGTTTCATTAGCACCGTTGAGCCTCTGCTGACCCCTGAAGAACTTAAACTTCAAAAGAAAATCACTGAAGACTTCAAGTATAAAGAGGGCGACAAGTTACAGACACTCTTGGAGGATGTGGGCAGCGCAGAGAAGAATTGGTTGGCTCATCGCTGGCTTAAGACCGCTTATTTACAATATAGGTCTCCAGTTACTGTCTACGTTAGCCCTGGAATGACTTTTCCAAGGCAAAAGTTCAAAGATGCGCATGCTGTTGTCGAATACACGTCCAAAGTTATCTTTGGCCTGGGCGAGTTTAACGACATTGTGCATGACGAAAAGATCCCCGTCGTGAAGATGGGAAAAAATGAGCTGGACAATGGACAGTTTGGCAAAGTATTTGGCACTTGTCGCATCCCAAAACGAATTACAGACGAGCTTGTCTATAACCCCTGTTCCAACTATGTGGTTGTCATTCACAAGAATCAT TTCTACAAAATGCGACTCTACAATAAGGAGGGAAAGCTGATTGCCGCTCGCCTTCTGGCCAGCCAGCTGGAAGAGATTATTACCAAGGAGACAACACCTGGGGTGCCCTACGGCATTCTGACCACAGACTCGCGGGACAATTGGGCCGAGGCTTACGAGCAATTGTCATCATTTCCAGGAAACAAAGCCACCCTTGACGCCATCCAAGGGGCTTTGTTCACTGTATCGATAGATGAATGTACCGATCTTCCAGAAAGTGAAGAGACCAACGAACTGATTCTGGGGCTAATCCATGGTGGTGGCAGTAAGGTGAATAGCGGCAACCGTTGGATGGATAAGACTATTCAATTAGTTGTGAATCCCAATGGAAATGTCGGTTTCACCTACGAGCACTCTCCTGCTGAGGGCCAGCCCATAGCCATGATGATGGACTATGTGGTGAAGAAGAT GAAGGAGGATCCATCCTTTGGCGAATGCGGTGCTACGGACAACTTCACTCCCGCTGAGAAGCTTAAATTTTGTCCTATTAACGAATGCATCGACCAATGGTTGTTCATTGCGAAGCAGAACATTGACAACCTCGCGTATCAACTGCAAATGAAGGTGCTCAAATTTGAAGGCTATGGAAAGGGCTTCATCAAGAAACAGCGCCTGGGACCTGACAGCTTTGTGCAAATGGCGTTGCAGCTGGCATTCTTCAA AATGCACAATGAGCCAGCGGCACAATACGAGTCGGCCCATTTGCGTATATTCGAAGGCGGGCGTACGGAAACCATACGGTCGTGTTCCAATGAATCTTTGGCGTTCTGTCTCGCAATGCAGGACGACAAAGCCACGAACAAGGAGCGTGAAGACAAACTACGAGCGGCGGTAAACAGCCACCAGGCCTATACGAGGCTAGCTTTACAAGGAAAAGGTGTCGATCGCCATCTGCTCGGGTTGAAACTGATGGCCCAGGAGAACGGCGAGCCCATCCCGAAGTTCTTCTCTTCGCCGGGAGTCGTCAAGTCTTCGCACTTTCGCATGTCCACTTCGCAGGTGGCCACGATTTATGATGCCTTTATGGGCTATGGACCTGCTGTGGATGATGGGTACGCATGCTGCTATAACCCACGTGAACAGGACATCATCTTGGCTATATCTGCCTGGCGCCACTGCCAAACGACAGATCATTTAAGGTTCGCCAAAATCCTGGGACAGTCCTTCTTGCAAATGAAAGATGTATTAGAGAACTGCGATAAGCCAAGATCCAAATTGTAG
- the LOC6902756 gene encoding carnitine O-acetyltransferase-like isoform X3 produces the protein MEKCYGTWQTKSSITHQSPNALAKLHPASYSSRKEPPAPSSEPKSSKAAQKQNLLTYHVLPLEETLNRFISTVEPLLTPEELKLQKKITEDFKYKEGDKLQTLLEDVGSAEKNWLAHRWLKTAYLQYRSPVTVYVSPGMTFPRQKFKDAHAVVEYTSKVIFGLGEFNDIVHDEKIPVVKMGKNELDNGQFGKVFGTCRIPKRITDELVYNPCSNYVVVIHKNHFYKMRLYNKEGKLIAARLLASQLEEIITKETTPGVPYGILTTDSRDNWAEAYEQLSSFPGNKATLDAIQGALFTVSIDECTDLPESEETNELILGLIHGGGSKVNSGNRWMDKTIQLVVNPNGNVGFTYEHSPAEGQPIAMMMDYVVKKMKEDPSFGECGATDNFTPAEKLKFCPINECIDQWLFIAKQNIDNLAYQLQMKVLKFEGYGKGFIKKQRLGPDSFVQMALQLAFFKMHNEPAAQYESAHLRIFEGGRTETIRSCSNESLAFCLAMQDDKATNKEREDKLRAAVNSHQAYTRLALQGKGVDRHLLGLKLMAQENGEPIPKFFSSPGVVKSSHFRMSTSQVATIYDAFMGYGPAVDDGYACCYNPREQDIILAISAWRHCQTTDHLRFAKILGQSFLQMKDVLENCDKPRSKL, from the exons ATGGAAAAGTGTTATGGAACTTGGCAA ACAAAGAGCTCCATCACACATCAGTCGCCCAATGCGCTTGCCAAGCTGCATCCCGCCAGCTACAGCAGCAGGAAGGAACCCCCCGCACCATCATCAGAGCCTAAGTCTTCTAAAGCTGCACAGAAACAAAATCTCTTGACTTACCACGTCCTACCGCTTGAAGAGACGTTGAATCGTTTCATTAGCACCGTTGAGCCTCTGCTGACCCCTGAAGAACTTAAACTTCAAAAGAAAATCACTGAAGACTTCAAGTATAAAGAGGGCGACAAGTTACAGACACTCTTGGAGGATGTGGGCAGCGCAGAGAAGAATTGGTTGGCTCATCGCTGGCTTAAGACCGCTTATTTACAATATAGGTCTCCAGTTACTGTCTACGTTAGCCCTGGAATGACTTTTCCAAGGCAAAAGTTCAAAGATGCGCATGCTGTTGTCGAATACACGTCCAAAGTTATCTTTGGCCTGGGCGAGTTTAACGACATTGTGCATGACGAAAAGATCCCCGTCGTGAAGATGGGAAAAAATGAGCTGGACAATGGACAGTTTGGCAAAGTATTTGGCACTTGTCGCATCCCAAAACGAATTACAGACGAGCTTGTCTATAACCCCTGTTCCAACTATGTGGTTGTCATTCACAAGAATCAT TTCTACAAAATGCGACTCTACAATAAGGAGGGAAAGCTGATTGCCGCTCGCCTTCTGGCCAGCCAGCTGGAAGAGATTATTACCAAGGAGACAACACCTGGGGTGCCCTACGGCATTCTGACCACAGACTCGCGGGACAATTGGGCCGAGGCTTACGAGCAATTGTCATCATTTCCAGGAAACAAAGCCACCCTTGACGCCATCCAAGGGGCTTTGTTCACTGTATCGATAGATGAATGTACCGATCTTCCAGAAAGTGAAGAGACCAACGAACTGATTCTGGGGCTAATCCATGGTGGTGGCAGTAAGGTGAATAGCGGCAACCGTTGGATGGATAAGACTATTCAATTAGTTGTGAATCCCAATGGAAATGTCGGTTTCACCTACGAGCACTCTCCTGCTGAGGGCCAGCCCATAGCCATGATGATGGACTATGTGGTGAAGAAGAT GAAGGAGGATCCATCCTTTGGCGAATGCGGTGCTACGGACAACTTCACTCCCGCTGAGAAGCTTAAATTTTGTCCTATTAACGAATGCATCGACCAATGGTTGTTCATTGCGAAGCAGAACATTGACAACCTCGCGTATCAACTGCAAATGAAGGTGCTCAAATTTGAAGGCTATGGAAAGGGCTTCATCAAGAAACAGCGCCTGGGACCTGACAGCTTTGTGCAAATGGCGTTGCAGCTGGCATTCTTCAA AATGCACAATGAGCCAGCGGCACAATACGAGTCGGCCCATTTGCGTATATTCGAAGGCGGGCGTACGGAAACCATACGGTCGTGTTCCAATGAATCTTTGGCGTTCTGTCTCGCAATGCAGGACGACAAAGCCACGAACAAGGAGCGTGAAGACAAACTACGAGCGGCGGTAAACAGCCACCAGGCCTATACGAGGCTAGCTTTACAAGGAAAAGGTGTCGATCGCCATCTGCTCGGGTTGAAACTGATGGCCCAGGAGAACGGCGAGCCCATCCCGAAGTTCTTCTCTTCGCCGGGAGTCGTCAAGTCTTCGCACTTTCGCATGTCCACTTCGCAGGTGGCCACGATTTATGATGCCTTTATGGGCTATGGACCTGCTGTGGATGATGGGTACGCATGCTGCTATAACCCACGTGAACAGGACATCATCTTGGCTATATCTGCCTGGCGCCACTGCCAAACGACAGATCATTTAAGGTTCGCCAAAATCCTGGGACAGTCCTTCTTGCAAATGAAAGATGTATTAGAGAACTGCGATAAGCCAAGATCCAAATTGTAG